From a region of the uncultured Desulfatiglans sp. genome:
- a CDS encoding putative Ribosomal protein L11 methyltransferase (Evidence 3 : Putative function from multiple computational evidences), whose protein sequence is MSEEVTHRKKWIELSFRIDPVAREALSAFLFDLGSTGIVSEDFGDPALRAYFPSDCDPEAVASRTQVFLEELGRVFTEMERPVWAWQRMEDEDWSSAWRRFFHPTRITPNLLILPAWETPSADETGHIIRIDPGLAFGTGQHPTTQMCLKALERASSNRGVWSLLDLGTGSGLLAIYGVLLGAEPVLALDVDDDALAWAARNLELNFVQQQVTLSKTPVEDCRENFDVIAANLIFGEIMRLLPHLPRLLAPEGLLILSGLLDSQLNEVARASTLHGLVMQDTLLQDEWGCLLCSPGEKG, encoded by the coding sequence GTGAGCGAGGAAGTGACGCATCGCAAGAAATGGATAGAACTGTCCTTTCGCATCGATCCGGTTGCCCGCGAGGCCCTGAGCGCCTTTCTATTCGATCTGGGTTCCACCGGGATTGTATCGGAGGATTTTGGAGATCCCGCTTTGCGGGCCTACTTCCCGTCAGATTGCGACCCGGAGGCCGTCGCTTCCAGAACGCAGGTTTTTTTGGAGGAACTGGGCCGCGTCTTCACTGAAATGGAACGGCCTGTCTGGGCTTGGCAGCGAATGGAGGACGAGGATTGGTCCTCTGCCTGGCGCCGCTTTTTCCATCCCACCCGCATCACGCCAAACCTGCTGATCCTGCCGGCCTGGGAAACGCCGTCGGCTGATGAGACCGGTCATATCATCCGCATCGATCCAGGCCTTGCCTTCGGGACCGGCCAGCACCCCACGACCCAGATGTGTTTGAAGGCTCTGGAGAGGGCTTCTTCGAACCGGGGGGTCTGGTCCTTGCTCGATCTCGGAACGGGTAGCGGGCTTCTGGCCATTTACGGCGTCCTGCTCGGCGCCGAGCCCGTCCTCGCCCTGGATGTGGACGACGATGCCCTTGCCTGGGCCGCCAGGAACCTGGAACTCAATTTCGTGCAGCAACAGGTAACGCTTTCAAAGACGCCGGTGGAGGATTGCCGGGAAAACTTCGATGTCATAGCCGCGAATCTGATTTTTGGCGAGATTATGCGCCTGTTGCCGCACCTCCCGAGGCTTCTCGCTCCCGAAGGACTCCTGATCCTCTCGGGACTGCTCGATTCGCAGTTGAACGAGGTTGCCCGCGCCTCGACCCTTCATGGCCTCGTCATGCAGGATACGCTCCTTCAAGATGAATGGGGCTGTCTCCTGTGCAGTCCCGGGGAAAAGGGCTGA
- a CDS encoding conserved hypothetical protein (Evidence 4 : Unknown function but conserved in other organisms), whose product MAGQKKEIDDRFKKFGTVSFTSITKVNDFIDHLEQGKVMGTRCKGCGLMFFPPRADCYKCLGGEMEWFQVSGSGKLVSYSKLEYAPVGFGDDLPYAIALLDYGDYKVFGRIASDVPDEEIQVGMAMRTEVNHLPNGQLNYVFHKA is encoded by the coding sequence ATGGCGGGACAGAAGAAAGAGATAGACGATCGATTTAAGAAGTTCGGGACGGTAAGCTTTACCTCCATCACGAAGGTCAACGATTTCATCGACCACCTGGAACAGGGCAAGGTTATGGGCACGCGGTGCAAGGGTTGCGGGCTCATGTTTTTTCCGCCCCGTGCGGACTGCTACAAGTGCCTCGGCGGGGAGATGGAGTGGTTCCAGGTCTCCGGAAGCGGCAAACTCGTGAGCTACAGCAAGCTCGAGTATGCCCCAGTAGGTTTCGGGGATGACCTGCCCTACGCTATTGCATTGCTGGATTACGGTGATTACAAGGTCTTTGGACGAATCGCCTCCGACGTCCCCGACGAAGAGATCCAGGTCGGCATGGCCATGCGGACCGAAGTGAACCATCTGCCGAACGGTCAGCTGAACTACGTATTTCACAAGGCCTGA
- a CDS encoding Thiolase, C-terminal domain protein: MGKVAIIGVGQSAFVRGYPGSIRELAFEGFKDAMRDAQISTKDIDASVVCSAPEYDKQRSPAGVLAEYFGLTPQPTFYLESLCSSSSMGLKVAYALVESGLHDVVAVVGFQKMSEISSAESQERMGRGADIQWESPFGTMMPAYYAMYARAHMAKYGTTSEDLALIRVKAATYGQINEKAVYRKPVTFEMFSDPKSPMASPVASPLRVGDCCANADGSSCVIVANEEKAKAFCKKPVWILGVGSASTAVNLAGRELFTGLTVAQQAGEQAYKMAGVGPKDIDVAEVHDCFTIAEMMAYENLGFAKPGEGKDLIRGKETYKEGSIPVNVDGGLLSKGHPIGATGGSQLRTIVLQLRGEAGPMQVKDPEIGLVHNIGGVGLYGNVTILGR; this comes from the coding sequence ATGGGAAAAGTAGCGATTATCGGAGTGGGACAGAGCGCCTTCGTCAGAGGTTATCCGGGTTCCATCAGGGAACTGGCCTTTGAAGGTTTCAAGGATGCCATGCGGGATGCGCAGATCAGTACGAAGGACATCGACGCATCCGTCGTCTGCTCGGCGCCTGAGTACGACAAGCAGCGTTCACCGGCGGGGGTTCTGGCCGAATATTTCGGCCTGACACCGCAGCCGACCTTTTACCTCGAGAGTCTGTGTTCATCGAGCAGTATGGGCCTGAAGGTCGCCTATGCCCTCGTGGAATCCGGACTTCACGATGTGGTGGCGGTCGTCGGCTTTCAGAAGATGTCGGAGATCTCTTCGGCCGAGTCCCAGGAACGGATGGGGCGGGGCGCCGACATCCAGTGGGAAAGCCCCTTCGGAACGATGATGCCTGCTTATTACGCCATGTATGCCCGCGCGCACATGGCCAAGTACGGGACCACATCCGAGGACCTGGCGCTGATCCGAGTAAAGGCGGCCACCTACGGACAGATCAACGAAAAGGCGGTCTATCGCAAGCCGGTGACCTTCGAGATGTTTTCGGATCCCAAGAGCCCGATGGCCTCACCGGTGGCGAGCCCTCTGCGCGTCGGAGACTGCTGTGCCAATGCGGACGGCAGCTCATGCGTCATTGTCGCGAACGAGGAAAAGGCGAAGGCCTTCTGTAAGAAGCCGGTCTGGATCCTGGGTGTCGGCAGTGCGTCCACGGCTGTGAATCTGGCCGGGCGTGAGTTGTTCACGGGTCTGACGGTGGCCCAGCAGGCGGGAGAGCAGGCCTATAAGATGGCCGGTGTGGGCCCCAAGGACATCGATGTGGCGGAGGTCCACGACTGCTTCACCATCGCGGAGATGATGGCCTACGAGAACCTCGGTTTTGCCAAACCCGGCGAGGGGAAGGATCTGATCCGCGGCAAGGAGACCTATAAGGAAGGCAGCATTCCGGTCAATGTCGACGGCGGACTCCTGTCCAAGGGGCATCCGATCGGCGCCACAGGAGGTTCGCAGCTCCGAACCATCGTATTGCAGTTGAGGGGCGAGGCGGGTCCGATGCAGGTCAAGGATCCTGAAATCGGCCTCGTCCACAATATCGGCGGTGTCGGCCTTTACGGCAATGTCACCATCTTGGGGAGGTAA
- a CDS encoding hypothetical protein (Evidence 5 : Unknown function) produces the protein MGKKSSFRNGKRGCTGKSFPYSEGSIAGGRDPGTTLCLCRLFLFTEML, from the coding sequence GTGGGCAAAAAATCCTCTTTTCGGAATGGGAAACGGGGCTGTACCGGAAAATCATTTCCGTATTCCGAGGGATCGATCGCCGGCGGCCGCGACCCTGGAACCACTCTCTGTCTATGCCGATTATTCCTTTTTACTGAAATGTTGTAG